One genomic region from Balaenoptera acutorostrata chromosome 1, mBalAcu1.1, whole genome shotgun sequence encodes:
- the DENND2D gene encoding DENN domain-containing protein 2D isoform X2, whose translation MDGLGRRLRASLRLKRGRGGPPQDNLGEVVKEPERAQEHCLPNFAGGQHFFEYLLVVSLKKKPSVDDYEPTITYQFPKRENLLRGQQEEEERLLGAIPLFCFPDGNEWAPLTEYPRETFSFVLTNVDGSRKIGYCRRLLPAGRGPRLPRVYCIISCIGCFGLFSKILDEVEKRHQISMAVIYPFMQGLREAAFPAPGKTVTLKSFIPDSGTEFISLTRPLDSHLEHVDFSSLLRCLSFEQILQIFASAVLERRIIFLAEGLSTLSQCIHAAAALLYPFSWAHTYIPVVPESLLATVCCPTPFMVGVQMRFRQEVMESPMEEVLLVNLCEGTFLMSVGDEKDILPPKLQEDILESLGQGIKGSQTSEQINEHVSGPFVQFFVKTVGHYASYIKREANGQSHFQERAFYKALTSKANRRFVKKFVKTQLFSLFIQEAEKSKNPPAGYFQQKILEYEERKKQKKPKEKTLK comes from the exons GACCTCCCCAGGATAATCTGGGGGAAGTTGTAAAGGAACCAGAAAGGGCCCAGGAGCACTGTCTACCCAACTTTGCCGGAGGGCAGCACTTCTTTGAATACCTTCTCGTGGTTTCTCTCAAAAAAAAGCCTTCGGTGGATGATTATGAGCCCACAATCACCTACCAGTTCCCCAAG CGAGAGAACTTGCTTCGGGGacaacaggaggaggaggagcggcTTCTCGGAGCCATCCCCTTGTTTTGCTTCCCAGATGGGAACGAGTGGGCCCCACTCACTGAGTATCCCAG GGAGACCTTCTCGTTCGTTCTGACCAACGTGGATGGCAGCAGGAAGATTGGATACTGCAGGCGCCTCTTG CCCGCCGGCCGTGGTCCTCGCCTCCCCAGGGTGTACTGCATCATCAGCTGCATTGGCTGCTTCGGCTTGTTCTCCAAG ATCCTGGATGAAGTGGAAAAGAGGCATCAGATCTCCATGGCAGTCATCTACCCATTCATGCAGGGCCTCCGAGAGGCAGCCTTCCCTGCTCCTGGGAAGACCGTCACCCTCAAGAGCTTCAtccctgactcaggcactgag TTCATTTCACTGACGCGGCCCCTGGACTCCCACCTAGAGCACGTGGATTTTAGTTCTCTGTTGCGCTGTCTCAGTTTTGAGCAGATTCTTCAGATCTTTGCCTCTGCAGTGCTGGAGAGAAGAATCATCTTCCTGGCAGAAGGTCTCAG CACACTGTCTCAGTGCATCCATGCTGCTGCGGCGCTGCTCTACCCCTTCAGCTGGGCCCACACCTACATCCCTGTTGTCCCCGAGAGCCTTCTGGCCACTGTCTGCTGCCCCACTCCCTTCATGGTTGGAGTCCAAATGCGCTTTCGGCAGGAGGTTATGGAGAGCCCCATGGAAGAG GTCCTGTTGGTGAATCTTTGTGAAGGAACCTTCTTAATGTCA GTTGGCGATGAAAAAGACATCCTACCACCCAAGCTTCAGGAGGACATCTTAGAATCTCTTGGTCAGGGGATCAAGGGGTCACAGA CTTCTGAACAAATCAATGAGCATGTTTCAGGCCCTTTTGTGCAGTTCTTTGTCAAGACTGTGGGCCACTATGCTTCCTACATCAAGCGGGAAGCAAATGGGCAAAGCCACTTCCAAGAACGGGCCTTCTATAAGGCTCTGACCTCCAAGGCCAACCGCCGATTTGTGAAGAAGTTTGTGAAGACACAGCTCTTTTCCCTTTTCATCCAGGAAGCTGAGAAGAGCAAGAACCCTCCTGCAG GCTATTTCCAACAGAAAATACTTGAATACGAGGAacggaagaaacagaagaaaccaaaggaaaagaCTTTGAAATAA
- the DENND2D gene encoding DENN domain-containing protein 2D isoform X4 — translation MPSRPKKMERQVVGGILRRFRNWLPRHGAGPPQDNLGEVVKEPERAQEHCLPNFAGGQHFFEYLLVVSLKKKPSVDDYEPTITYQFPKRENLLRGQQEEEERLLGAIPLFCFPDGNEWAPLTEYPRETFSFVLTNVDGSRKIGYCRRLLILDEVEKRHQISMAVIYPFMQGLREAAFPAPGKTVTLKSFIPDSGTEFISLTRPLDSHLEHVDFSSLLRCLSFEQILQIFASAVLERRIIFLAEGLSTLSQCIHAAAALLYPFSWAHTYIPVVPESLLATVCCPTPFMVGVQMRFRQEVMESPMEEVLLVNLCEGTFLMSVGDEKDILPPKLQEDILESLGQGIKGSQTSEQINEHVSGPFVQFFVKTVGHYASYIKREANGQSHFQERAFYKALTSKANRRFVKKFVKTQLFSLFIQEAEKSKNPPAGYFQQKILEYEERKKQKKPKEKTLK, via the exons ATGCCTTCCAGGCCCAAGAAGATGGAAAGACAAGTGGTAGGCGGGATACTCAGGCGCTTCCGCAACTGGCTGCCTCGACATGGAGCAG GACCTCCCCAGGATAATCTGGGGGAAGTTGTAAAGGAACCAGAAAGGGCCCAGGAGCACTGTCTACCCAACTTTGCCGGAGGGCAGCACTTCTTTGAATACCTTCTCGTGGTTTCTCTCAAAAAAAAGCCTTCGGTGGATGATTATGAGCCCACAATCACCTACCAGTTCCCCAAG CGAGAGAACTTGCTTCGGGGacaacaggaggaggaggagcggcTTCTCGGAGCCATCCCCTTGTTTTGCTTCCCAGATGGGAACGAGTGGGCCCCACTCACTGAGTATCCCAG GGAGACCTTCTCGTTCGTTCTGACCAACGTGGATGGCAGCAGGAAGATTGGATACTGCAGGCGCCTCTTG ATCCTGGATGAAGTGGAAAAGAGGCATCAGATCTCCATGGCAGTCATCTACCCATTCATGCAGGGCCTCCGAGAGGCAGCCTTCCCTGCTCCTGGGAAGACCGTCACCCTCAAGAGCTTCAtccctgactcaggcactgag TTCATTTCACTGACGCGGCCCCTGGACTCCCACCTAGAGCACGTGGATTTTAGTTCTCTGTTGCGCTGTCTCAGTTTTGAGCAGATTCTTCAGATCTTTGCCTCTGCAGTGCTGGAGAGAAGAATCATCTTCCTGGCAGAAGGTCTCAG CACACTGTCTCAGTGCATCCATGCTGCTGCGGCGCTGCTCTACCCCTTCAGCTGGGCCCACACCTACATCCCTGTTGTCCCCGAGAGCCTTCTGGCCACTGTCTGCTGCCCCACTCCCTTCATGGTTGGAGTCCAAATGCGCTTTCGGCAGGAGGTTATGGAGAGCCCCATGGAAGAG GTCCTGTTGGTGAATCTTTGTGAAGGAACCTTCTTAATGTCA GTTGGCGATGAAAAAGACATCCTACCACCCAAGCTTCAGGAGGACATCTTAGAATCTCTTGGTCAGGGGATCAAGGGGTCACAGA CTTCTGAACAAATCAATGAGCATGTTTCAGGCCCTTTTGTGCAGTTCTTTGTCAAGACTGTGGGCCACTATGCTTCCTACATCAAGCGGGAAGCAAATGGGCAAAGCCACTTCCAAGAACGGGCCTTCTATAAGGCTCTGACCTCCAAGGCCAACCGCCGATTTGTGAAGAAGTTTGTGAAGACACAGCTCTTTTCCCTTTTCATCCAGGAAGCTGAGAAGAGCAAGAACCCTCCTGCAG GCTATTTCCAACAGAAAATACTTGAATACGAGGAacggaagaaacagaagaaaccaaaggaaaagaCTTTGAAATAA
- the DENND2D gene encoding DENN domain-containing protein 2D isoform X5 has translation MPSRPKKMERQVVGGILRRFRNWLPRHGAGPPQDNLGEVVKEPERAQEHCLPNFAGGQHFFEYLLVVSLKKKPSVDDYEPTITYQFPKRENLLRGQQEEEERLLGAIPLFCFPDGNEWAPLTEYPRETFSFVLTNVDGSRKIGYCRRLLPAGRGPRLPRVYCIISCIGCFGLFSKILDEVEKRHQISMAVIYPFMQGLREAAFPAPGKTVTLKSFIPDSGTEFISLTRPLDSHLEHVDFSSLLRCLSFEQILQIFASAVLERRIIFLAEGLSTLSQCIHAAAALLYPFSWAHTYIPVVPESLLATVCCPTPFMVGVQMRFRQEVMESPMEEVLLVNLCEGTFLMSVGDEKDILPPKLQEDILESLGQGIKGSQSYFQQKILEYEERKKQKKPKEKTLK, from the exons ATGCCTTCCAGGCCCAAGAAGATGGAAAGACAAGTGGTAGGCGGGATACTCAGGCGCTTCCGCAACTGGCTGCCTCGACATGGAGCAG GACCTCCCCAGGATAATCTGGGGGAAGTTGTAAAGGAACCAGAAAGGGCCCAGGAGCACTGTCTACCCAACTTTGCCGGAGGGCAGCACTTCTTTGAATACCTTCTCGTGGTTTCTCTCAAAAAAAAGCCTTCGGTGGATGATTATGAGCCCACAATCACCTACCAGTTCCCCAAG CGAGAGAACTTGCTTCGGGGacaacaggaggaggaggagcggcTTCTCGGAGCCATCCCCTTGTTTTGCTTCCCAGATGGGAACGAGTGGGCCCCACTCACTGAGTATCCCAG GGAGACCTTCTCGTTCGTTCTGACCAACGTGGATGGCAGCAGGAAGATTGGATACTGCAGGCGCCTCTTG CCCGCCGGCCGTGGTCCTCGCCTCCCCAGGGTGTACTGCATCATCAGCTGCATTGGCTGCTTCGGCTTGTTCTCCAAG ATCCTGGATGAAGTGGAAAAGAGGCATCAGATCTCCATGGCAGTCATCTACCCATTCATGCAGGGCCTCCGAGAGGCAGCCTTCCCTGCTCCTGGGAAGACCGTCACCCTCAAGAGCTTCAtccctgactcaggcactgag TTCATTTCACTGACGCGGCCCCTGGACTCCCACCTAGAGCACGTGGATTTTAGTTCTCTGTTGCGCTGTCTCAGTTTTGAGCAGATTCTTCAGATCTTTGCCTCTGCAGTGCTGGAGAGAAGAATCATCTTCCTGGCAGAAGGTCTCAG CACACTGTCTCAGTGCATCCATGCTGCTGCGGCGCTGCTCTACCCCTTCAGCTGGGCCCACACCTACATCCCTGTTGTCCCCGAGAGCCTTCTGGCCACTGTCTGCTGCCCCACTCCCTTCATGGTTGGAGTCCAAATGCGCTTTCGGCAGGAGGTTATGGAGAGCCCCATGGAAGAG GTCCTGTTGGTGAATCTTTGTGAAGGAACCTTCTTAATGTCA GTTGGCGATGAAAAAGACATCCTACCACCCAAGCTTCAGGAGGACATCTTAGAATCTCTTGGTCAGGGGATCAAGGGGTCACAGA GCTATTTCCAACAGAAAATACTTGAATACGAGGAacggaagaaacagaagaaaccaaaggaaaagaCTTTGAAATAA
- the DENND2D gene encoding DENN domain-containing protein 2D isoform X1, which produces MPSRPKKMERQVVGGILRRFRNWLPRHGAGPPQDNLGEVVKEPERAQEHCLPNFAGGQHFFEYLLVVSLKKKPSVDDYEPTITYQFPKRENLLRGQQEEEERLLGAIPLFCFPDGNEWAPLTEYPRETFSFVLTNVDGSRKIGYCRRLLPAGRGPRLPRVYCIISCIGCFGLFSKILDEVEKRHQISMAVIYPFMQGLREAAFPAPGKTVTLKSFIPDSGTEFISLTRPLDSHLEHVDFSSLLRCLSFEQILQIFASAVLERRIIFLAEGLSTLSQCIHAAAALLYPFSWAHTYIPVVPESLLATVCCPTPFMVGVQMRFRQEVMESPMEEVLLVNLCEGTFLMSVGDEKDILPPKLQEDILESLGQGIKGSQTSEQINEHVSGPFVQFFVKTVGHYASYIKREANGQSHFQERAFYKALTSKANRRFVKKFVKTQLFSLFIQEAEKSKNPPAGYFQQKILEYEERKKQKKPKEKTLK; this is translated from the exons ATGCCTTCCAGGCCCAAGAAGATGGAAAGACAAGTGGTAGGCGGGATACTCAGGCGCTTCCGCAACTGGCTGCCTCGACATGGAGCAG GACCTCCCCAGGATAATCTGGGGGAAGTTGTAAAGGAACCAGAAAGGGCCCAGGAGCACTGTCTACCCAACTTTGCCGGAGGGCAGCACTTCTTTGAATACCTTCTCGTGGTTTCTCTCAAAAAAAAGCCTTCGGTGGATGATTATGAGCCCACAATCACCTACCAGTTCCCCAAG CGAGAGAACTTGCTTCGGGGacaacaggaggaggaggagcggcTTCTCGGAGCCATCCCCTTGTTTTGCTTCCCAGATGGGAACGAGTGGGCCCCACTCACTGAGTATCCCAG GGAGACCTTCTCGTTCGTTCTGACCAACGTGGATGGCAGCAGGAAGATTGGATACTGCAGGCGCCTCTTG CCCGCCGGCCGTGGTCCTCGCCTCCCCAGGGTGTACTGCATCATCAGCTGCATTGGCTGCTTCGGCTTGTTCTCCAAG ATCCTGGATGAAGTGGAAAAGAGGCATCAGATCTCCATGGCAGTCATCTACCCATTCATGCAGGGCCTCCGAGAGGCAGCCTTCCCTGCTCCTGGGAAGACCGTCACCCTCAAGAGCTTCAtccctgactcaggcactgag TTCATTTCACTGACGCGGCCCCTGGACTCCCACCTAGAGCACGTGGATTTTAGTTCTCTGTTGCGCTGTCTCAGTTTTGAGCAGATTCTTCAGATCTTTGCCTCTGCAGTGCTGGAGAGAAGAATCATCTTCCTGGCAGAAGGTCTCAG CACACTGTCTCAGTGCATCCATGCTGCTGCGGCGCTGCTCTACCCCTTCAGCTGGGCCCACACCTACATCCCTGTTGTCCCCGAGAGCCTTCTGGCCACTGTCTGCTGCCCCACTCCCTTCATGGTTGGAGTCCAAATGCGCTTTCGGCAGGAGGTTATGGAGAGCCCCATGGAAGAG GTCCTGTTGGTGAATCTTTGTGAAGGAACCTTCTTAATGTCA GTTGGCGATGAAAAAGACATCCTACCACCCAAGCTTCAGGAGGACATCTTAGAATCTCTTGGTCAGGGGATCAAGGGGTCACAGA CTTCTGAACAAATCAATGAGCATGTTTCAGGCCCTTTTGTGCAGTTCTTTGTCAAGACTGTGGGCCACTATGCTTCCTACATCAAGCGGGAAGCAAATGGGCAAAGCCACTTCCAAGAACGGGCCTTCTATAAGGCTCTGACCTCCAAGGCCAACCGCCGATTTGTGAAGAAGTTTGTGAAGACACAGCTCTTTTCCCTTTTCATCCAGGAAGCTGAGAAGAGCAAGAACCCTCCTGCAG GCTATTTCCAACAGAAAATACTTGAATACGAGGAacggaagaaacagaagaaaccaaaggaaaagaCTTTGAAATAA
- the DENND2D gene encoding DENN domain-containing protein 2D isoform X3, with the protein MPSRPKKMERQVVGGILRRFRNWLPRHGAGPPQDNLGEVVKEPERAQEHCLPNFAGGQHFFEYLLVVSLKKKPSVDDYEPTITYQFPKRENLLRGQQEEEERLLGAIPLFCFPDGNEWAPLTEYPRETFSFVLTNVDGSRKIGYCRRLLPAGRGPRLPRVYCIISCIGCFGLFSKILDEVEKRHQISMAVIYPFMQGLREAAFPAPGKTVTLKSFIPDSGTEFISLTRPLDSHLEHVDFSSLLRCLSFEQILQIFASAVLERRIIFLAEGLSTLSQCIHAAAALLYPFSWAHTYIPVVPESLLATVCCPTPFMVGVQMRFRQEVMESPMEEVGDEKDILPPKLQEDILESLGQGIKGSQTSEQINEHVSGPFVQFFVKTVGHYASYIKREANGQSHFQERAFYKALTSKANRRFVKKFVKTQLFSLFIQEAEKSKNPPAGYFQQKILEYEERKKQKKPKEKTLK; encoded by the exons ATGCCTTCCAGGCCCAAGAAGATGGAAAGACAAGTGGTAGGCGGGATACTCAGGCGCTTCCGCAACTGGCTGCCTCGACATGGAGCAG GACCTCCCCAGGATAATCTGGGGGAAGTTGTAAAGGAACCAGAAAGGGCCCAGGAGCACTGTCTACCCAACTTTGCCGGAGGGCAGCACTTCTTTGAATACCTTCTCGTGGTTTCTCTCAAAAAAAAGCCTTCGGTGGATGATTATGAGCCCACAATCACCTACCAGTTCCCCAAG CGAGAGAACTTGCTTCGGGGacaacaggaggaggaggagcggcTTCTCGGAGCCATCCCCTTGTTTTGCTTCCCAGATGGGAACGAGTGGGCCCCACTCACTGAGTATCCCAG GGAGACCTTCTCGTTCGTTCTGACCAACGTGGATGGCAGCAGGAAGATTGGATACTGCAGGCGCCTCTTG CCCGCCGGCCGTGGTCCTCGCCTCCCCAGGGTGTACTGCATCATCAGCTGCATTGGCTGCTTCGGCTTGTTCTCCAAG ATCCTGGATGAAGTGGAAAAGAGGCATCAGATCTCCATGGCAGTCATCTACCCATTCATGCAGGGCCTCCGAGAGGCAGCCTTCCCTGCTCCTGGGAAGACCGTCACCCTCAAGAGCTTCAtccctgactcaggcactgag TTCATTTCACTGACGCGGCCCCTGGACTCCCACCTAGAGCACGTGGATTTTAGTTCTCTGTTGCGCTGTCTCAGTTTTGAGCAGATTCTTCAGATCTTTGCCTCTGCAGTGCTGGAGAGAAGAATCATCTTCCTGGCAGAAGGTCTCAG CACACTGTCTCAGTGCATCCATGCTGCTGCGGCGCTGCTCTACCCCTTCAGCTGGGCCCACACCTACATCCCTGTTGTCCCCGAGAGCCTTCTGGCCACTGTCTGCTGCCCCACTCCCTTCATGGTTGGAGTCCAAATGCGCTTTCGGCAGGAGGTTATGGAGAGCCCCATGGAAGAG GTTGGCGATGAAAAAGACATCCTACCACCCAAGCTTCAGGAGGACATCTTAGAATCTCTTGGTCAGGGGATCAAGGGGTCACAGA CTTCTGAACAAATCAATGAGCATGTTTCAGGCCCTTTTGTGCAGTTCTTTGTCAAGACTGTGGGCCACTATGCTTCCTACATCAAGCGGGAAGCAAATGGGCAAAGCCACTTCCAAGAACGGGCCTTCTATAAGGCTCTGACCTCCAAGGCCAACCGCCGATTTGTGAAGAAGTTTGTGAAGACACAGCTCTTTTCCCTTTTCATCCAGGAAGCTGAGAAGAGCAAGAACCCTCCTGCAG GCTATTTCCAACAGAAAATACTTGAATACGAGGAacggaagaaacagaagaaaccaaaggaaaagaCTTTGAAATAA